One window from the genome of Osmerus mordax isolate fOsmMor3 chromosome 19, fOsmMor3.pri, whole genome shotgun sequence encodes:
- the LOC136963514 gene encoding uncharacterized protein, with amino-acid sequence MAKSVRTVMLTVHAMGWNERKENGLHIALSSRFKKKKHYLYRQNDRNKRRQKITQKIAQEKKRLLEDIQRYNQQPDGDLVDTDLVVQKLSNKAAESMIWPWQEQNTDGVDILTKKKLFDHVMLASRLKEEKQILVKEMLQHCQYLKDSVAKVQTLMGTVLVSTQTGSLPNGLTEEGSKGLISALKRRLQDLRLQQQTIAGTYRCTLKPSNRLVEEEDREMEEDMDWQRGNSSDDDDSDEEEDAEN; translated from the exons atGGCCAAGTCAG tAAGAACTGTCATGCTGACTGTCCATGCTATGGGGTGGAATGAACGGAAAGAGAATGGCCTCCATATAGCCTTGTCTTCCAGATTCAAGAAG AAAAAGCACTACCTTTACAGACAGAATG ATCGCAACAAAAGGCGACAGAAAATAACTCAAAAGATAGCCCAGGAAAAGAAACGGTTGCTGGAAGACATCCAGAGATACAACCAACAGCCTGATGGTGACCTTGTGGACACAGACTTAGTTGTGCAGAAACTCTCTAACAAAGCTGCAGAGAGCATGATCTGGCCTTGGCAGGAACAGAACACAG ACGGTGTGGACATCCTCACAAAGAAGAAGCTCTTTGACCACGTAATGCTTGCCTCACGACTAAAAGAGGAAAAGCAGATCCTTGTGAAGGAGATGCTGCAGCACTGCCAGTACCTCAAGGACTCAGTGGCAAAGGTCCAGACACTGATGGGCACTGTTTTAGtgagcacacagacaggaa GCTTGCCAAATGGATTAAccgaggaggggtccaagggccTCATCAGTGCACTAAAGAGAAGACTGCAAGACCTGAGACTCCAACAGCAGACCATAGCAGGCACCTACAGATGCACTCTCAAACCAAGTAACAGactggtggaagaggaggacagggaaatGGAGGAAGACATGGACTGGCAACGTGGCAACAGCtcggatgatgatgatagtgatgaggaggaggatgcagaGAATTGA